The genomic interval AATAAAAACAAGGCAGAAAAAAAAAGGCTTTTAGCTAAACCGGAAAAGAAAAAACATGTTATACGATCATCAAACGCAGCAAATATTTATGATAAAAAGAAGAAAACAGAACCCGGAATAATTTCAAAAAAAGATAATTTTACCCGTGAACCAGCGAGGGGCATTTTAAAGGATAGAAGTTCTACTGAGGCAAAGCAGAGTTTCTCAGGCAGTCAGGGATTTAACTCTGTGAAAAAAGCCATTCCAATATATGATAAAAATCCTTTGCCGGAATATCCATTAATTGCCAGGAGAAGAGGCTTTCAGGGCACAGCAGTTCTTGAGGTTATGGTCGACCGAAACGGAAGGGTAGGGGATTTAAGGATTTTTAAGTCCAGTGGTTATAAAGTGTTAGACAGTGCTGCGGAGGAATCTGTCAGGGAGTGGATATTTAAGCCCGCGATAAAAGGGGATGAAAAAGTTGAAATGTGGGTCAGAGTCCCTGTATGCTTTCAGTTGAAATGAGAAATGCCGGCCAGAATTATCCTTAAATCCATAACATTTGTGTTTGTCGGGCCGGTTATCAGCAGGTCCCCAAGTTTTTGAAAAAAATGATAAGAGTCGTTGTCTGCCAGAAAATAGCCGGGATTAAGCCCCATGGCCATGGCTCTTGATAAGGTATTTGTATCAGCTATTGCTCCTGCGGCATCTGTGGGTCCGTCTGTGCCGTCTGTGCCTCCGCTCAGAATGACAATATTTTTTGTGGCGGCAATATCAATAGCCGCGGCCAGCGCGAATTCCTGATTTCTTCCCCCAAGCCCTTTCCCCTTGACAGTTACTGTGGTTTCTCCGCCTGAAATAATGCACGCGGGCGACTTTATTGGATTGCCTGTTTTAATAATTTCTCTAACTATGGTGCTGTGAACATGCGCTACATGGGTTGTGTCACCTTCGATCATCGAGGAAAGAATGATGGTGTTATAGCCAAGGGTTTCAGATTTTTTCTTTGCCGCTGATATGGCTTCAATATTGCTGCCTATAATTATATTCTGTGCTTTTTCAAAGACCGGATCGCCCGGCTTCGGTGTTTCCGGGACCCTGCCCGAAATTCCGTTCTTTATATGTCTTACAACAGATATGGGTAATTTTTTCTGAATTTTATATTTTTCAATAATTTTCATGCAATCGTCGAAACCGCTTGAATCCGGGACGGTGGGCCCTGATGCGATAACATCCAGATTATCACCGACAACATCTGAAAGTATCAGCGATACGAGCGAAGCAGGGTAGGCAGCTTGAGCCAGCCTTCCCCCTTTTATCATGGAGATATGCTTTCTTAACGCATTAATTTCGTGTATAGACGCTCCGCAGGAAAGAAGTATTTTTATTGTATCCTGTTTGTCTTTTAATGTGATGCCCGGCAAGGGAAGGGGAAGCAGGGCGGAACCGCCGCCTGAAATAAGACATAAAACCAGGTCATCCCTGCCTGCATTGTTTGCAAGATCAATAATAGCTTCTGCGCCCTGTTGCCCGTTTTTATCCGGAACAGGGTGTCCTGCCTCTATCAGTTTGATTCGGCCAAGTTTGCCTGTGTGCCCATATTTGACATTGACGATCCCTTTTGTAAACCTGTCTCCAAGAATGTTTTCTATCTCTGCAGCCATGGGGGCTGTTGCTTTTCCAGCCCCGATTACAAAGATATTTTTATATTTGGAAAGATCGTAACGCAAATCAGCGATAAAAAGATGGTTGTTTTCAAGCCTGCAATATCTCTTTACAGCAGCGCCCGGCTCGACAGCCTGCAGGCCCGAATAAAAGATTTCTTCAGCATCTTTTCTCATCTGAGTAATATTTTTTATTTTAGAGTTCATAATATATGAAAAAGATTAACGTCCAACATCGAACATTGAACATCGAACGTCGAATAATGATGTCGCTCCGCTCTTCAAATTATTCTAAAATCGAATAAAAAACCAATACAAATATTTAAACGACTATTTCTGTTTCTTTTCAGCCGTTTTGATACTCGTAACGAAAATCTTAATTAATTCCTCTGTTTCTTCATCTTTTTTCATTCGACGTTCGATGTTGGACGTTCGATGTTCGATGTTCATTTTCTAAATTTTTAAAATAGTTTTTATCCGCTTTAAAACAGGCGGATGAGAATAGTTTAGAAACACATAAAAAGGGTGCGGCATTAGATTAGAGAGATTGCTGACCGAGAGCTTTTTAAGAGCATCGGCCATAGAGACAGGGTTTCCGGTTGTTTTGGCGGCAAACCTGTCGGCTTCATACTCGTTTTTGCGTGAATGCATATGTTTAAAGATCCCGATAAAAAAGTCGATTGGTGAATACAGCATACCAAAGAAAATCAGCCCCGTATATACAGATATCTTATCCATGTAAAAAGCGTCAAAAAGCTCCTGAAAGGAAACAAACAAAGACAGGAGAAAAAGCATCAGCCCTGCCTGCAATATCCCGATAATAATGGCCTGGAAAATATGCTTTTTCTTGTAATGTCCCATTTCATGGGCAAGCACCGCCACCAGTTCATTTACAGTTAAACTGTCTATTATCGTGTCAAAGAGAGCAATCCGTTTATTTTTGCCAAAACCTGTAAAAAAAGCATTTGATTTGCTTGAACGTCGCGAACCATCCATGACAAAGATGTTTTTGAGCGGAAAATCTATAGAATGCGCGTAAGCCATTATACTGTTCTTGAGCTCCCCATCTTTCAGCGGATTGAACTTATTAAACAGAGGCATAATCCATGAAGGCGCTATAAACTGCAGTATCAGCATAAAAAGGGTGACACCTATCCAGCAATACCACCATGCATTGGCTCCGGCATATTCAAAAAAGATCAGTATCCCGGCCAGAAGCGGCCCCCCAAGCAGTATCGAAAGTATCAATCCCTTGATTATATCCAGGAAAAACGTGAGCCAGGTGGTTTTATTGAAACCAAAACGCTCCTCAATTACAAAGGTTGAGTAAATACTTAAAGGCAGAGACAAAATAGCTTTGATAAACAGCAGGATACCTATGTATATCAGGCCGGTGGTAATAGATCCATAGTCCAACGATCGCGCCCATTGATCCAGAAAGGGAAACCCCTTTCCGAACCAGAATATGAGAAGCACGGTGATATCAAACACGGATGCAATCCATCCGAAATGGGTGTTTGCCCGCAGATATTTTTGGGATTTTTTATAACGATCTTTATCATACAGGCCATGAAATGCTTCAGGAACTTCAGCCCGCAATTCTTTAAGGTTTAAACAATCAGCCCAGAAGTGCAGTATGAATTCGCTAACAATGGCAACAAGAATGATTACAGCGATAAAGTTCATATTAACGGTAATAGGAAAAAACAATTGGCTGGGTCAACAGAAAAATCAAAATCGTTTTGTGAAAAGCCCTTGGCTATGCAATTCCAATTATTAACAATCAATAATTGAACCGCATATTACACACCGACAGCCACGGAGCTGTTACAATATCAACCGATGGGCAGTCTCTTGAAGTTTTGCCCTGAAATAATTCTTGACAACCGATCTTTATTTAGTATCATATTCGGACTGGAGGTGAAAAATGCATATTACAACTGATATAAAACCGGTTACATACCTAAAATCAAAAGCAGCCGATTTGTTAAATCAAATAAACGATACCCATCGCCCTGTTATTATAACCCAAAACGGTGAACCGCGCGCTGTTCTTCAAGACCCTGAAAGTTATGAGAATATGCGCAATGCAATCGGAATATTAAAGGCTCTTTCCCAGGGCGAATCAGATATTAAAAATGGAAAAATTAAATCTCAAGAGGAAGTATTCAAAGGAATAGAAAGCTCACTGAAAGATAAGCTTAAATGAATCGAAGTTATGAAATTGCATGGGCGCGTGTCGCAGAAAACGATTTAAAAGAGATAATTGATTATATCGCAATCGATAGCCCGGCCAATGCATTAAAAATTTTCCAAAGAATCAAAAAAAAAGCATCAGGTCTATATACTATGCCTGAAAGATGCCGAATAGTTCCTGAGCTTAAGGACCAGGGTATTTTGCAGTATCGAGAATTAATTGTACCACCCTGGAGAATTATTTTTAGAATAGCAGAAATAAAAATTTACGTTTTATCTGTTCTGGATTCAAGACGAAACATCGAGGATGTTCTGTTTAAAAGACTAATTAATATTAAATAACATAGCTGCGAACAAAGCCTTTCACACGAGTATGCCTGCTTCTGTTGCTGCCCGGAAAAGAATGCGAGACATCTTATATTATAACATTCGTTGCTAATATGATAGGAAACTTATATTATTAAAGGTTAGGCTACTTATGGCAAAAAAGACAAAGGATAGAGTGGTAACTCATCGAAAAGATAACAAATTGAATTGACTTGGATGTTTACATAATATACACTGCTTCAGATTAATTCCGGTCTGTTTTTTGAACCTCAAACAGGAGGATCACGTGGCCAGCCATAGTATTACAAAAAAAAATAAAGCCCCATTTCTTCAGCTACATGAAGGATGGGGCTTTTTGTTTCACAAATAGCAAACTTCCTTACGGTCGAAGCTCCCCGCTGCTTGGCGGGGAAGCTTCAAACTATGATTAAGGTTATGAATAGATCAAGATTGCAGTTTTATCTGAACTGACCGGGCTTAACTCAGAATTCACACAAGAGAAACAAATCAGGAAATTTATTGCAGACAATAGTGGGTTTTTATTTTTTTTAAAGCTAATTTTAGATTTGACTTACTTATTTTTGTTTAGGAAATGACTATGACAAAACAAAAAAAGGCTGAGAACACAAAAAAAATCTGGGCTATCGGCGGAGGAAAAGGTGGTATCGGGAAATCACTTTTTACAGTCAACATGGGAGTTGGCCTTGCAAACATGGGGAAGAAAGTGATTGTACTCGATTCCGATCTTGGGGGGGCCAACCTGCATACCCTGCTCGGAATAAAATTTGTTAAATATAATCTCAATGACTACATAAATAAAACCTGTGAATTAGAACAAACGATTCTTCCCACTTCGATTAATAACCTTTGGTTGATTAGTGGGGCAAATGGTATTCTGGGATCAGCAAATCCCAGTTATTTTCAAAAAATGAAAACGATCCAATGCTTTAATCAGCTTGAAGCTGACTACATCCTGGTTGATCTCGGAGCTGGCTCATCCTACAATGTTCTGGATTTTTTAAACTCGGCAGATGAGAAAATTGTAATTTTCAGTCCGGAACCCACAAGCATTCAAAATGTATATGGGTTTTTAAAGAGTGCTATCTATAGAAAACTGATCAGAACGTTTAAAGAGAATAAGCCTGTAATGGATACAATTAAAAAGGCAATTGATCCTAAAAATGAAAGAAAAGTGTCCACCATGAATGAGCTTTCCAAAAGAGTTTATGAGATTGATCAAGACGGGCACAATATTTTTATACAAACCGTAAAGAATTATCGTCCCAATACGATAATCAATATGCTGAAGAATAAGGGAGAACAAAATATAGCTCTTGGTTTGAATCTGACGGCCAAAAAATTTCTTAACCTGGATATGAATTATCTGGGATGTTTAGAATCTGATGACATTGTTTCAGAATCGGTAAAAGCCATGACACCATTTATGAAAATGAACCCGGATGCTAGTGTGAGCAATTCCATAAATAAAATTATCCAGAAGCTTGTTTAAAGTCAGTGTAATGCTGGAATAGTGTATGAAAGAAGCAGTACAGGAGAAATCATGAAAGTATATTGCATGGAATGCAAGCAACCCATTGAAGTCAATACTTCTCAAATAATCGATTCCTATATCCCTCCGGATCTTTGTAAATGTGATAATTGCAATCAGGAAAATGAGACTGACTTAGGTGAAAAAAAAGGTAAGGTCTATTATGATAGGCCAAAGATTTCCTATAGAGAACTCCGGGAAAAAGAACAGGAAGAAATAAGTAGACATAGATGGTTTATGAACGAAAAAAAGGGATATGATGTTGGAAAGGACGATTCCGAAGCTGACTGGAGAAAAAATTATGAAAATGATTTTTTAACACAATGGAATTATAGATAAAAAAACAAATGGGGTCAGGTCTACTATTGAC from Anaerolineae bacterium carries:
- a CDS encoding energy transducer TonB, which gives rise to MKRILIAVIMAVGIHGLLLGVEFNRIRGVSLERPKSSIVTMTLVSRQPGKAESKPVINERASVDRNKNKAEKKRLLAKPEKKKHVIRSSNAANIYDKKKKTEPGIISKKDNFTREPARGILKDRSSTEAKQSFSGSQGFNSVKKAIPIYDKNPLPEYPLIARRRGFQGTAVLEVMVDRNGRVGDLRIFKSSGYKVLDSAAEESVREWIFKPAIKGDEKVEMWVRVPVCFQLK
- a CDS encoding glycerate kinase, translated to MNSKIKNITQMRKDAEEIFYSGLQAVEPGAAVKRYCRLENNHLFIADLRYDLSKYKNIFVIGAGKATAPMAAEIENILGDRFTKGIVNVKYGHTGKLGRIKLIEAGHPVPDKNGQQGAEAIIDLANNAGRDDLVLCLISGGGSALLPLPLPGITLKDKQDTIKILLSCGASIHEINALRKHISMIKGGRLAQAAYPASLVSLILSDVVGDNLDVIASGPTVPDSSGFDDCMKIIEKYKIQKKLPISVVRHIKNGISGRVPETPKPGDPVFEKAQNIIIGSNIEAISAAKKKSETLGYNTIILSSMIEGDTTHVAHVHSTIVREIIKTGNPIKSPACIISGGETTVTVKGKGLGGRNQEFALAAAIDIAATKNIVILSGGTDGTDGPTDAAGAIADTNTLSRAMAMGLNPGYFLADNDSYHFFQKLGDLLITGPTNTNVMDLRIILAGISHFN
- a CDS encoding M48 family metallopeptidase — its product is MNFIAVIILVAIVSEFILHFWADCLNLKELRAEVPEAFHGLYDKDRYKKSQKYLRANTHFGWIASVFDITVLLIFWFGKGFPFLDQWARSLDYGSITTGLIYIGILLFIKAILSLPLSIYSTFVIEERFGFNKTTWLTFFLDIIKGLILSILLGGPLLAGILIFFEYAGANAWWYCWIGVTLFMLILQFIAPSWIMPLFNKFNPLKDGELKNSIMAYAHSIDFPLKNIFVMDGSRRSSKSNAFFTGFGKNKRIALFDTIIDSLTVNELVAVLAHEMGHYKKKHIFQAIIIGILQAGLMLFLLSLFVSFQELFDAFYMDKISVYTGLIFFGMLYSPIDFFIGIFKHMHSRKNEYEADRFAAKTTGNPVSMADALKKLSVSNLSNLMPHPFYVFLNYSHPPVLKRIKTILKI
- a CDS encoding type II toxin-antitoxin system Phd/YefM family antitoxin, with the protein product MHITTDIKPVTYLKSKAADLLNQINDTHRPVIITQNGEPRAVLQDPESYENMRNAIGILKALSQGESDIKNGKIKSQEEVFKGIESSLKDKLK
- a CDS encoding type II toxin-antitoxin system RelE/ParE family toxin, encoding MNRSYEIAWARVAENDLKEIIDYIAIDSPANALKIFQRIKKKASGLYTMPERCRIVPELKDQGILQYRELIVPPWRIIFRIAEIKIYVLSVLDSRRNIEDVLFKRLINIK
- a CDS encoding P-loop NTPase, yielding MTKQKKAENTKKIWAIGGGKGGIGKSLFTVNMGVGLANMGKKVIVLDSDLGGANLHTLLGIKFVKYNLNDYINKTCELEQTILPTSINNLWLISGANGILGSANPSYFQKMKTIQCFNQLEADYILVDLGAGSSYNVLDFLNSADEKIVIFSPEPTSIQNVYGFLKSAIYRKLIRTFKENKPVMDTIKKAIDPKNERKVSTMNELSKRVYEIDQDGHNIFIQTVKNYRPNTIINMLKNKGEQNIALGLNLTAKKFLNLDMNYLGCLESDDIVSESVKAMTPFMKMNPDASVSNSINKIIQKLV